A DNA window from Pseudarthrobacter sp. W1I19 contains the following coding sequences:
- a CDS encoding substrate-binding domain-containing protein, which yields MGRRRAATDPIYPRWIWIAAAATVALLIVGGALVLRTLIFPADSGDGGPAARNGTPPPAGEPLVQDAPAAVAGASPCIPLNILTSLENAEMVRALAAEYTAKPRNVDGKCVAPAVSQERSGAAAGKAAAQFPGVPAGERPTVWLPDSSAWLRIAGEGTGGNRSVPREGTSVARSAIVVAMPETMVTALGWDRQPPSWSEVFKMAGEQDVWERLGHGDWGKFKFGKASPLVSTSGLMALAASYGAAGGSVGGLDGMDLDAASLVEKVRAVELGTSHYMATPEHFLWHAREADNAGNVSEFLSAVIVDEKSVWDYNRGVVSEDGTTKKSGPAPKEPLRAIYPVDGVHVADNPAVVLGGDWVGNQQRLAAQDFLAFAVTEQGQRVVEASGYRSVQGKLDSGVAKTGRYAETLQPLPLPKAEALVAMQDSFPEVRKRARALFLLDVSDSMVQEPGLTKLQRAKDAVLKAVDHFTGEDEVGLAAFSHEGDGPLQPGIVSPVAPFKTNKGDIAAKLNELQAVEATPLFEAVSRFAGDQAKEYKDTFINTIVLLSDGKNDTRHPGDLGGLSEQLSHQYHSTPVLVFTLAYGPDADVPTLREIARASGAHYYDATDPARLGEVLGELVTSF from the coding sequence ATGGGCCGTCGTCGCGCAGCAACTGACCCGATCTATCCACGCTGGATCTGGATCGCCGCGGCGGCTACCGTGGCGCTTCTTATTGTGGGCGGCGCACTGGTGCTCCGGACGCTGATCTTTCCTGCCGATTCAGGTGACGGCGGACCTGCCGCAAGAAATGGCACCCCACCCCCAGCAGGGGAACCCTTGGTGCAGGACGCTCCTGCCGCCGTCGCCGGTGCCTCGCCCTGTATCCCCCTGAATATCCTCACGTCGCTGGAAAACGCGGAGATGGTCCGGGCCCTTGCAGCCGAGTACACGGCCAAGCCCCGCAACGTTGACGGCAAATGCGTGGCACCGGCCGTCTCCCAGGAAAGATCAGGAGCCGCCGCCGGCAAGGCCGCGGCACAGTTTCCCGGCGTTCCGGCTGGGGAGAGGCCCACCGTCTGGCTGCCCGACTCCTCCGCGTGGTTACGCATCGCTGGGGAAGGTACCGGCGGGAACCGTAGTGTTCCCCGGGAGGGAACCAGCGTGGCCCGGAGCGCCATCGTTGTGGCGATGCCGGAGACCATGGTGACTGCCCTCGGCTGGGACCGGCAACCGCCGTCGTGGTCTGAGGTGTTCAAGATGGCCGGGGAGCAGGACGTCTGGGAGCGCCTCGGCCATGGCGACTGGGGAAAATTCAAGTTCGGCAAGGCCAGTCCGCTCGTCTCGACCTCGGGCCTTATGGCCCTTGCTGCGTCTTACGGCGCAGCCGGCGGCAGCGTGGGCGGCCTGGACGGCATGGACCTGGACGCTGCGTCCCTGGTGGAGAAGGTGCGCGCCGTGGAATTGGGAACCAGCCATTACATGGCCACCCCGGAGCATTTCCTGTGGCACGCCAGGGAGGCTGACAACGCGGGGAACGTTTCGGAATTCCTCTCCGCCGTAATCGTGGATGAAAAATCTGTGTGGGACTACAACCGGGGCGTGGTCAGCGAGGACGGAACAACGAAGAAATCCGGCCCCGCGCCCAAGGAGCCCCTTCGGGCCATTTACCCCGTGGACGGAGTGCACGTGGCGGACAACCCTGCAGTAGTCCTTGGCGGCGATTGGGTGGGGAACCAGCAGCGCCTGGCGGCGCAGGATTTCCTCGCGTTCGCCGTGACGGAACAGGGCCAACGCGTTGTTGAGGCGTCAGGATACCGGAGCGTCCAGGGCAAACTGGATTCCGGGGTGGCGAAAACCGGCCGCTATGCCGAGACTCTCCAGCCGCTGCCGCTGCCCAAGGCAGAAGCCCTGGTTGCCATGCAGGACAGCTTCCCCGAGGTCCGCAAACGGGCCAGGGCTTTGTTCCTGCTGGATGTCTCGGACTCCATGGTGCAGGAACCCGGGTTGACCAAGCTGCAGCGGGCCAAGGACGCCGTGCTGAAGGCAGTGGACCATTTCACGGGTGAGGACGAAGTTGGACTGGCCGCGTTCTCCCATGAGGGCGACGGTCCGCTACAGCCGGGCATCGTCAGCCCGGTGGCCCCTTTCAAAACCAATAAGGGCGACATCGCCGCCAAGCTCAATGAACTCCAGGCCGTGGAAGCTACGCCTCTGTTCGAAGCGGTCAGCCGTTTCGCGGGCGATCAGGCCAAGGAGTACAAGGACACCTTCATCAACACCATCGTGCTTTTGAGCGACGGCAAGAACGATACCCGCCACCCGGGAGACTTGGGCGGGCTCTCAGAACAGTTGAGTCATCAGTACCACTCGACGCCGGTGCTCGTCTTTACCCTCGCCTACGGACCCGACGCCGATGTCCCCACCCTCCGGGAAATCGCCAGGGCCAGCGGCGCGCACTACTACGACGCCACCGATCCGGCCAGGCTTGGTGAGGTGCTCGGCGAATTGGTGACCAGCTTCTAG
- a CDS encoding PKD domain-containing protein, translated as MTRSAAKLASTCLVLVVAGGCAEVTGSPSAPANPGVPSPLATIHQPGPTPSGQQTGSPVQASIIPLGRNNGVEARLPINGYFAAPGMEIRFDASSSIGAVNQYEWDLDGDGEYDVTSSEPVLKHTYAHEFEGEMILRVSNMVGSSHVLKTPVHVSTVPMPQPLAAPRNVQVEVLSTVDGVSEIRVTWESEDPAAYSWAVAINGFPAGRVERSARSVNVTDIRREADVLVEILGLTQDMALGLRAGTTLPAAK; from the coding sequence ATGACAAGGAGCGCGGCAAAACTGGCCAGCACATGCTTGGTACTCGTGGTGGCTGGCGGATGCGCCGAAGTGACGGGCAGTCCGTCCGCTCCCGCGAACCCAGGGGTTCCTTCTCCACTGGCCACCATCCATCAACCCGGCCCCACACCCTCAGGCCAGCAGACCGGATCGCCAGTCCAGGCCAGCATCATCCCGCTGGGCAGGAACAACGGCGTTGAGGCCAGGCTGCCGATCAACGGCTATTTCGCTGCGCCCGGCATGGAGATCCGATTCGATGCTTCGTCGTCCATCGGTGCAGTGAACCAGTACGAATGGGACCTCGACGGCGACGGCGAGTACGATGTGACCTCCAGCGAACCCGTCCTGAAGCACACGTATGCGCATGAGTTCGAGGGGGAAATGATCCTGCGGGTGTCGAACATGGTTGGAAGCAGCCATGTCCTGAAGACCCCGGTCCATGTCAGCACCGTCCCGATGCCTCAGCCGTTGGCGGCACCACGGAATGTCCAGGTGGAGGTCCTGTCCACGGTGGACGGAGTCAGCGAGATCCGGGTGACGTGGGAATCGGAGGATCCTGCTGCTTATTCCTGGGCTGTGGCCATCAACGGGTTCCCGGCGGGCCGTGTTGAAAGGTCCGCCCGATCGGTCAACGTCACCGACATCCGGCGTGAAGCGGACGTCCTGGTGGAGATTCTTGGACTTACGCAGGACATGGCCCTCGGGCTGCGTGCCGGGACCACGCTGCCGGCGGCGAAATAG